Proteins encoded in a region of the Bradyrhizobium sp. CB3481 genome:
- a CDS encoding adenylate/guanylate cyclase domain-containing protein: MPSAAPVNEPERLAALHALDIVDSAPESAYDEITELAAQICRCPVSYISFIDDDRRWLKARYGLPAEVTDAPRESSICATTICGADLLVIPDLKRDPRFENCAMATMEPPCRFYCGMPLITDEGYALGTLCVIDFVPRELSFEQAEALRRLSHQVLAQLELRRKLMEYGQIIRELDQARLEAAAEKARAERLLRNVLPAPVADELTRNGKVKPRYTRSATILFADVKESTLLAERIEPASLIGLLDAYFSALDEIGVRYGLEKVKTVGDAYMAVAGVFSSDRQHSIDVCLAALEMRTRLDHLRTRRESIGENAMQLRIGIHTGPVISGVVGNRRMTFDIWGDAVNTAWFMEAFGVAGRINISGTVAGHVQALFELEPRGLVEAKHQRAHEMFFLNGLKKEYARGHLPNDQFLAEYNRLGGSRLSAPPA, encoded by the coding sequence ATGCCGTCAGCGGCACCTGTAAACGAACCTGAACGGCTAGCTGCCCTGCACGCGCTCGATATCGTCGATAGTGCGCCGGAAAGCGCTTACGATGAAATCACCGAGCTTGCCGCGCAGATCTGTCGTTGCCCGGTCTCTTACATCAGTTTCATCGATGACGACCGACGATGGCTCAAGGCAAGGTATGGGCTGCCCGCTGAAGTAACCGATGCACCGCGTGAAAGTAGTATTTGTGCGACGACGATTTGCGGTGCTGATCTGCTCGTCATTCCTGACTTGAAGCGAGATCCCCGTTTTGAAAATTGCGCGATGGCGACGATGGAGCCGCCCTGCCGCTTCTATTGCGGCATGCCGCTCATTACCGACGAGGGCTATGCGCTCGGAACGCTGTGCGTGATAGATTTCGTGCCCCGCGAGCTTTCGTTCGAGCAGGCCGAAGCGCTCAGACGGTTGTCGCATCAGGTGCTGGCGCAACTGGAGCTCCGCCGGAAGCTGATGGAGTACGGCCAAATCATCAGGGAGCTGGATCAAGCGCGGCTTGAGGCGGCTGCCGAGAAAGCGCGCGCGGAGCGATTGCTCCGCAACGTATTGCCGGCGCCGGTCGCCGACGAACTGACGCGAAACGGCAAGGTGAAGCCCAGGTACACGAGATCGGCAACCATTCTGTTCGCGGATGTCAAGGAATCTACGCTGCTGGCCGAGCGGATCGAGCCGGCTAGTCTCATTGGTCTCCTCGACGCGTATTTCTCGGCGCTCGATGAAATCGGCGTCCGGTACGGCCTCGAGAAGGTCAAGACTGTGGGTGACGCCTATATGGCGGTAGCGGGCGTGTTTTCGTCCGACCGACAACATTCGATCGATGTTTGCCTGGCGGCGCTGGAGATGCGAACGCGCCTCGACCACCTCAGGACACGACGCGAAAGTATCGGTGAGAACGCCATGCAATTGCGCATCGGCATCCATACCGGACCGGTCATTTCCGGTGTCGTCGGTAACCGCCGGATGACCTTCGATATTTGGGGCGATGCGGTCAACACGGCGTGGTTCATGGAAGCATTCGGGGTCGCGGGGCGGATCAACATCTCGGGAACTGTCGCCGGGCATGTCCAGGCGCTGTTCGAATTGGAGCCACGCGGCCTTGTCGAGGCCAAGCACCAACGCGCGCACGAAATGTTCTTTCTCAATGGCTTGAAGAAGGAATATGCGCGCGGCCACCTGCCGAATGACCAATTTCTCGCCGAGTACAACCGCCTCGGCGGCTCGCGGTTGTCCGCGCCGCCTGCGTGA
- a CDS encoding lytic murein transglycosylase, translating to MSSPALSADAAFTQFIASLWPEAQAAGVSRTTFDRETNGLEPDYKLPDLLLPGRPPTGAPAQAEFVQVPADYVKEASIARLAAEGQKLMAKHRAALNEIESRFGVPASIVLAIWGRETDYGRYRLPYDTLRVVATQAYVGRRKEQYRGEFILALKLLGEGVVARNEFRSSWAGATGLTQFLPSEYYKHGIDLDGDGRVDIWHSVPDALASAAQQLLNKGWQRGVRWAYEVKAPANVDCTMGVPEVTKPIAEWLRAGFVPVRGQRLSAAEQAQPASLLQVEGIYGPAFLTTKNYFVIKEYNFSDLYVLFVGHLADRMVSPQPFATPWSASTQLRTADVEAMQRHLTRIGLYKDKLDGKAGMQTRAALGAYQKSAGLKVNCWPSEAVLRSMSGAR from the coding sequence ATGTCGTCGCCGGCATTGTCCGCCGACGCCGCCTTTACCCAGTTCATCGCCTCGCTGTGGCCGGAGGCACAGGCGGCCGGCGTGTCGCGCACGACGTTCGATCGGGAGACGAACGGCCTCGAGCCGGATTACAAATTGCCCGATCTCCTGCTGCCCGGTCGCCCCCCGACCGGCGCGCCGGCGCAAGCAGAGTTCGTGCAGGTCCCTGCCGACTATGTGAAGGAAGCTTCCATCGCACGGCTGGCGGCCGAAGGGCAGAAGCTGATGGCGAAGCATCGCGCGGCGCTGAACGAAATCGAAAGCCGCTTCGGCGTGCCCGCCAGCATCGTGCTGGCAATCTGGGGCCGCGAGACCGATTACGGCCGCTACCGCCTGCCGTATGACACACTGCGCGTCGTCGCGACGCAGGCCTATGTCGGCCGCCGCAAGGAGCAGTACCGCGGCGAATTCATTCTAGCGCTGAAGCTGCTCGGCGAGGGTGTGGTGGCACGCAACGAATTTCGCTCGTCCTGGGCGGGCGCCACCGGTCTTACCCAGTTCCTGCCGTCGGAGTATTACAAGCACGGCATCGACCTCGATGGCGATGGCCGCGTCGACATCTGGCACTCGGTGCCGGATGCGCTGGCATCTGCCGCGCAGCAGCTCCTCAACAAGGGCTGGCAGCGCGGCGTGCGCTGGGCCTATGAGGTGAAGGCGCCCGCCAATGTCGACTGCACCATGGGCGTGCCCGAGGTGACGAAGCCGATCGCCGAATGGCTGCGCGCCGGCTTCGTGCCGGTGCGCGGACAGCGGCTCAGCGCCGCCGAGCAGGCGCAGCCGGCCTCGCTGCTGCAGGTGGAGGGGATCTACGGGCCGGCATTTCTGACGACGAAGAACTACTTCGTCATCAAGGAATACAATTTTTCTGATCTGTACGTGCTGTTCGTCGGCCATCTCGCCGACCGCATGGTGAGCCCGCAGCCATTCGCCACGCCATGGTCGGCGTCGACGCAGTTGCGCACGGCCGATGTCGAGGCCATGCAGCGCCATCTGACGCGGATCGGTCTCTACAAGGACAAGCTCGACGGCAAGGCCGGCATGCAGACCCGCGCGGCATTGGGTGCGTATCAGAAGTCGGCAGGGCTGAAGGTCAATTGCTGGCCGAGCGAAGCGGTTTTGCGTTCGATGAGCGGAGCGCGTTGA
- a CDS encoding TIGR00645 family protein: MSLTPETPMPPEAQRKELRPIPLLIFSSRWLQLPLYIGLIVAQGVYVVLFLKELWHLFAHAFDFSEQQIMLLVLGLIDVVMISNLLVMVIVGGYETFVSRLNLEGHPDQPEWLSHVNASVLKIKLAMAIIGISSIHLLRTFIEAGGLASGKSAYTEVGVMWQTIIHTVFIMSAIGIAYVDKLSNASTEQTKHAASH; the protein is encoded by the coding sequence ATGTCTCTTACGCCTGAAACACCCATGCCGCCGGAAGCTCAGCGCAAGGAATTGCGTCCGATTCCGCTTTTGATCTTCAGCTCGCGCTGGCTGCAATTGCCGCTCTATATCGGCCTGATCGTTGCGCAGGGTGTCTACGTGGTGCTGTTCCTGAAGGAGCTGTGGCATCTGTTCGCGCACGCCTTCGATTTCAGCGAGCAGCAGATCATGCTGCTGGTGCTGGGCCTGATCGACGTAGTGATGATCTCCAACCTTCTGGTGATGGTGATCGTCGGCGGCTACGAGACATTCGTCTCCCGCCTCAATCTGGAAGGACATCCCGATCAGCCGGAATGGCTCAGCCACGTCAACGCCAGCGTGCTCAAGATCAAGCTGGCGATGGCCATCATCGGCATCTCGTCGATCCACCTGCTGCGCACCTTCATCGAGGCCGGGGGCCTGGCGTCCGGCAAGAGCGCCTATACCGAGGTCGGCGTGATGTGGCAGACCATCATCCATACAGTCTTCATTATGTCGGCGATCGGCATTGCCTATGTCGATAAATTGTCGAATGCTTCCACCGAACAAACCAAACACGCTGCCTCGCATTGA
- the ettA gene encoding energy-dependent translational throttle protein EttA, which yields MARQFVYFMQGLTKSYPTRKVLDNIHLSFYPDAKIGVLGVNGSGKSTLLKIMAGLDKEYTGEAWVAEGARVGYLEQEPHLDPALTVRENVMQGVAKQKAILDRYNELAMNYSDETAEEMTKLQDEIEAAGLWDLDSKVDQAMDALRCPPDDADVTKLSGGERRRVALCRLLLDQPELLLLDEPTNHLDAESVSWLEGHLRQYPGAILIVTHDRYFLDNVTGWILELDRGRGIPYEGNYSSWLVQKQKRLEQEGREEAAHQKTLAREQEWIASSPKARQAKSKARYQRYEELLKQASEKQTTTAQITIPVAERLGQNVVDFEGLHKSFGDRMLIEDLTFKLPPGGIVGVIGPNGAGKTTLFRMITGQEKPDKGTITVGESVHLGYVDQSRDDLDGKKTVWEEISGGNELILLGKKEVNSRGYCSSFNFKGADQQKKVGALSGGERNRVHLAKMLKSGANVLLLDEPTNDLDVDTLRALEEALEDFAGCAVIISHDRWFLDRIATHILSFEGDSHVEWFEGNFQDYEKDKMRRLGQDSIIPHRVKYKKLTR from the coding sequence GACAAGGAATATACCGGCGAGGCCTGGGTCGCCGAGGGCGCCCGGGTCGGCTACCTCGAGCAGGAACCGCATCTCGACCCCGCGCTCACCGTCCGCGAAAACGTCATGCAGGGCGTCGCCAAGCAGAAGGCGATCCTTGATCGCTACAACGAGCTGGCGATGAACTATTCGGACGAGACCGCCGAGGAGATGACCAAGCTGCAGGACGAGATTGAGGCCGCTGGGCTTTGGGATCTCGACAGCAAGGTCGACCAGGCGATGGATGCGCTGCGCTGCCCGCCCGATGATGCCGACGTCACCAAGCTTTCCGGCGGTGAGCGCCGCCGCGTCGCGCTGTGCCGCCTCTTGCTGGACCAGCCGGAACTGCTGCTGCTGGACGAGCCGACCAACCATCTCGACGCCGAATCGGTGTCGTGGCTCGAAGGTCACCTGCGGCAATATCCCGGCGCGATCCTGATCGTGACCCACGACCGCTACTTCCTCGACAACGTCACGGGCTGGATCCTCGAGCTCGACCGCGGCCGCGGCATTCCCTATGAGGGCAATTACTCGTCCTGGCTGGTGCAGAAGCAGAAGCGGCTGGAGCAGGAAGGCCGCGAGGAGGCCGCGCACCAGAAGACTCTGGCCCGCGAGCAGGAATGGATCGCATCCTCGCCGAAGGCGCGCCAGGCCAAGTCCAAGGCGCGTTACCAGCGCTATGAAGAGCTGCTCAAGCAGGCGAGCGAGAAGCAGACCACGACCGCGCAGATCACGATTCCGGTGGCCGAACGGCTCGGCCAGAACGTCGTCGACTTCGAAGGGCTCCACAAGAGCTTCGGCGACCGCATGCTGATCGAGGATCTGACCTTCAAGCTGCCGCCGGGCGGCATCGTCGGCGTGATCGGCCCGAACGGCGCCGGCAAGACCACGCTGTTCCGGATGATCACCGGGCAGGAAAAGCCGGACAAGGGCACGATCACCGTCGGTGAAAGCGTGCACCTCGGTTACGTCGACCAGTCGCGCGACGATCTCGACGGCAAGAAGACGGTTTGGGAAGAGATTTCCGGCGGCAACGAACTGATCCTGCTCGGCAAGAAGGAAGTCAATTCACGCGGCTATTGCTCGTCGTTCAACTTCAAGGGCGCCGACCAGCAGAAGAAGGTCGGCGCGCTGTCCGGCGGTGAGCGCAACCGCGTGCATCTGGCCAAGATGCTGAAATCCGGCGCCAACGTGCTGTTGCTCGACGAACCGACCAACGACCTCGACGTCGATACGCTGCGCGCGCTGGAAGAGGCGCTGGAGGATTTTGCCGGCTGCGCCGTCATCATCAGCCACGATCGCTGGTTCCTCGACCGCATCGCCACCCACATCTTGTCCTTCGAAGGCGACAGCCATGTCGAATGGTTCGAAGGCAATTTCCAGGATTACGAGAAGGACAAGATGCGCCGGCTCGGCCAGGACAGCATCATTCCGCACCGCGTCAAGTACAAGAAGCTGACGCGGTGA